The Mytilus galloprovincialis chromosome 4, xbMytGall1.hap1.1, whole genome shotgun sequence genome contains a region encoding:
- the LOC143072231 gene encoding small ribosomal subunit protein eS6-like, translating into MKLNISFPATGCQKLIEVDDEKKLRPFFDKRMAQEVTADSLGDEWKGYVVRISGGNDKQGFPMKQGVLTNGRVRLLLSKGHSCFRPRRTGERRRKSVRGCIVDSNLSVLALVVVKKGEKDIPGLTDTTIPRRLGPKRASKIRKLFNLSKEDDVRQYVVRRPLAVKEGKKAQSKAPKIQRLVTPIVLQRKRHRFALKKRRHAKRKDDAAEYAKLLALRLKEKKERKRSRSNSRTSVSQSQSKA; encoded by the exons ATGAAG CTCAACATTTCTTTCCCAGCCACTGGCTGTCAAAAGCTTATTGAAGTTGACGATGAAAAGAAATTGCGACCGTTTTTTGATAAACGTATGGCCCAGGAAGTTACTGCTGACAGTCTTGGTGATGAATGGAAG GGATATGTAGTACGTATTTCTGGAGGCAATGACAAGCAAGGATTCCCCATGAAGCAGGGAGTTCTGACTAATGGTAGAGTACGTCTGCTGTTGTCTAAAGGTCACTCTTGTTTCAGACCAAGGAGAACTGGTGAAAGACGCAGGAAGTCAGTCCGTGGATGTATTGTAGACAGTAATTTGAGTGTTTTGGCTTTAGTTGTTGTCAAGAAAG GAGAAAAAGACATCCCTGGCCTCACTGATACAACCATCCCAAGAAGACTTGGTCCAAAGAGAGCCAGTAAAATCAGAAAACTCTTCAACTTGTCAAAAGAAGATGATGTCAGACAATATGTCGTCCGCAGACCACTTGCTGTGAAAGAAG GAAAGAAAGCTCAGTCAAAGGCTCCCAAAATTCAGAGACTTGTAACTCCAATTGTACTACAACGTAAAAGACACAGATTTGCCCTCAAAAAGAGGCGTCACGCTAAAAGGAAAGATGATGCTGCAGAATATGCTAAGCTCTTGGCACTCAGACTGAAGgagaagaaagaaagaaaaagaagtcGATCTAACAGTAGAACATCTGTGTCACAGTCGCAATCTAAAGCATAG